A window of uncultured Methanoregula sp. genomic DNA:
AAGAAAGGCGCTGTCCGGGATTACGAACTGCTGCTCCGGAAACGGGACGGGACGCAGACAACCGCATCCTTAAGTGCAAGCCGTATATACGATGCCGAAGGCAGTCCTGCAGGAGTTGCCGGGATTCTCCGGGATATCACGGAGCGCAAGCGGATGGAGAGAGCGCTCAGGGAGAGCGAGGAGAGATTCCGGTCCATTGTCGAGAATTCCCTCGAGGCTGTCCTTATACTCGATCCTGAGGGAACGATCCTGTTTGCCAACCATGCAGCAGCCCGCACCGTGGAACTCGATCCGTGCACGGGAATGGTTGGCAGGAACGTGATGGAGTTCATTGAACCCGAATCCCGTGACGATCTCGTCCCGGGCCTGGCCGGGCTTGCACAAGGCCACAATCCCCGTGTCGCACACTACCAGGCTGTCTCGGCCAGAGGGAACAGAATTTCCCTGGAGAGTATCGGAAAAGCTATCACGTACTCCGGCAGGCAGGCAATACTCATCTCCATCCGGAATATTTCCGGGCATGGCCGGGGGGAACCGGCACCCGCCGGCCGGGAGCCGTTCGACCCGGAGCGGGCGGAGAGCCTGCAGGATTATATTGTCGTGTTCGATCGCAACGGAACGATCCTTTACGTAAACCCGGCTGCAGTGAAGGCGCTGGGGTATATGCCGGAAGAGATGATCGGAACCCCCCTGACCTCGCATGTTGGCGCGGAGTCCTGCGCTAAAATCTCTGCGTTCAGGGAGGCATTGCGCGAAGGGCACGAGGTTCCCCTTGACGAGATTGCGCTTCTCACCCGGGACGGGCCGCACAGGTCGGTGATCGCAAAAGGAAAGCCGATCCTGTACGGGGACATTCCTGCAACGCTCCTCTTCCTCATCGACATCACGAGAAAAAAAGTGCTCGAAGACCAGCTCACGGCCCGGGCAGACGAGCTCTTCCGGACATCCGCCGCCCTTGCCCAGGCGAACAAACAGCTCACGCTCCTCTCCAGCATCACCCGTCACGATATCAATAACCAGCTGACCGTGCTGACCGGATTTCTCAGCCTGATGGAGCCGGAGCTGCACGAGCCCCGGCTCGCGGAGTACTGCAGGAAAGTGAGCAGTGCTGCAGAGCGGATCGCTGCCATGATCCGGTTTGCCAGGGATTACGAGACCATTGGTGCGCAGGCACCGGCCTGGCAGGACCTGCAGGAATTGGTGGAGGCCGCCGTGAGCATAGCCCCGCTCGGAAAGATACATGCGATAAACGGGCTCCCGGCCGGCAGGGAAGTGCTGGCCGATCCGCTGATTGTCAAGGTCCTGTACAACCTGATGGATAATGCGGTCCGGTACGGAGGAAAGATCACGACCATCCGCTTCTCCCTGGAGGAGTCCGGGGATCTCCGGACGCTCATCTGCGAGGACGACGGGAACGGAGTTGCTGCCTCGGAGAAGGAGAGGATATTCGAGCGCGGGTTCGGCAAGAACACCGGTCTTGGCCTGGCAATATCCCGGGAGATTCTCTCTATCACCGGCATCACGATCCGCGAGACCGGCGTACCGGGCGCAGGAGCCCGCTTCGAGATAGCGATACCGAAGGAAGTGTACCGGATGGCTCCCTGCCGGTAACTGTATTCATGCGAACCGGGACGGGACTATGGCTCCCGGAGCTAAAAGGGTATCTTTTTTATTGATAGGTTAACAATATTTTAAAAAGAATAATTGTACCCCCATCGATTGTTTCCGGAGGATGGATGAGAATACCACGACCAGACCTCACCGCTCGCAGGGCAAAAAAATTTGCAGAACGGCAGGGATACCGCTGGGTTCCGAACCCGGAGGCAGACATGCCATTCGATGCGCTGGTGTACCGGAGCACGGACATCGTGATCGTCCGGACCCGGACAAGCCGCAATGCACCGGGCGACTACGATATCCGTGAAGAATGGTTCCGCGAAGATTTCCGGATCCTTGATGCGCTGCCGTTCCCGCCCTACATGCCCCGCGAGGTCTGGATCCGTTACCCGTGGAGCCGGTCGTTTCACCGCTTCCGGATGATACGCGGAAAAATCAGGGAAACCACCATGATCGACCGGGAGAAGCCGGTCTTTATGCTGAAGGCGGAGACGTCCCGCCCGCAGCCTGCTGCCACGATCTTTCGGGGGGACAGACCAGATACATCCCAGGCAGCTCCCGACCGATAACGGGGAATCCGGTTCATGTGACAGGATAGATCACAGAATTTTTTGTACAACGGAAAGGGAATGAGAACATGAGGGGACGAGCACCGGCAGACCTGAAAGACGAGGGAAAACAGCTGGCCGAGAAGATGGGATACCACTGGGCGGAGAACACCGACCTGTCCGTGGGATTCGATGGCCTGATGTACCGGAAAAACAGGGTGGTTGCAGTAGGGCTCAGGAAATACCGGTACGGGCTTGGCGAGGACTGCATTCTTGAGAAGATATTGCCGGACGATGTTGCAGGTATGCGGACACTCCCGCTCCCGCTGTGCGTTCTCCGCGAACTCTGGATCCGGACCCAGAACGAGCGGGCGTACCGGCGATTCTGTATTTTCCCGGACACGACTGCAGAGATTGAAGAGAACACTGCTGAGCATTACCGGAACACCCATTTCCGGGAAGCGTACTGGAAGAGAGCCCCGTACCGTATCGGGATCCCGCTCCGTCCGGAAGACCGGAAGAAGGGCTGAAGTCAGAAAACCCCGTAAAACGCTCTGTTTGCCAAACGGACGATCCTCATTTCCGGCTGGAGGGGAAATGTTGTCCACGCTCCTGGAGAATACTCCATTTTGGGAATATTTTTAAGATCCGGGCAATTTTAACCCCGCTTCAACCTGCAAAATAGCGGGCCGCAAAGGACCCCCGTTTTACAATTGAGATCGGGTGGCTGAAAAAAAGAGGCTGTCCGGAGGCCGCTATGACCGTTTTGGAGGGGGCGGGGATTTTACGAAGATAAATTCTCTTCCACAACTGCGATCTCTTCAGGGGAGAGGCCATACAGTTCATAGACCAGCGCATTGATCCGGACATCGGTTACATCGATCTCCTGCTGCACGAGTCGTCGCTCCTGGTCGGTCTTTGCCCGCGGGAGGTAATGATGAAGCGAGATGAGCTGGGATACGAGCGCGACAATTTTGTCGTGCCGGGTCCTGTCCGCGAGCTTATCGAAGTCGGGAACCATAACCGGAAATTTCCCGAGGGCTCCCGTGCTGACATGGTACCCGCGATCCGTGAGCGGGCAGATGCGGGCGACAACAAACCGGCCGAGCGATGAATTCAGGATTGCGGCAAGGTATGGATCGTTCCGTGGAATGGCAGCAAGCGAAATCGTGAGAGCATACGTGCCATCCGGATCGAACGAGAAGGCCGGGCTGTGCTGGTACAGGGAAAAAATGATCTTCGGCCTCATATGTTCCGGGAACCGGGTCTCTGCGGGATCCGGGAATTGCTCTTTCCAGTCTCCCGGAAGTTCCCGGGCAGAGTCGGGTTTTGGAAGTGCTGCTGCCTGTTCAAGATATTCGCTCAGTGCCCGGCATCTCCGGATATCGCGGGAGTTCTGTACAAGGATGACATAACGGGATGGTTTTGCCGGCACATGGCGCCGTATATCTGCCGGGCGCAGCAGCGGGACAAAAAAACGCCGGGCCCACCACGCCCGCCGGGTCAGCCGGGTTCTTGTTTCCTGGTCAACAACCAGCGGATTGTCCCGGACGGGATGGACGCCGGCCTCGAATTCATCGAGAATATAATGGCTGAGCGCGGTTCCGGTTGCCTGAATCTTCTCAAGGATCCGCACGGTTCGCGTATCCTCAAGTTTCCAGCTCCCGTCATCCAGCAGGCGCTGGTCGAATAAAAAGTCGTGCTGCCCGGAAGAGAGCTCCCCGGATCCCGTCCCGCCCGGTGAAACGACAAACGGTCTTTCGGGAGGTTGGTTCCGGATCGTGAGGCTGTACATCATCACTTCGCCTTCCGGCAGGACACGCGTCCTGCCGGTGCAGGCGATCCGTTCGATCTGGCGGGAGAGGAGAAGGCGCCGGAGCGGGCGGGCGGACCGGGACCGCAGGAATGTTCCGGGAAGAAGGAACGTGAGGATCGCGCCAGGCCGGAGCAGCCGCAGACCTTTTTCGATAAAGTAACCGTACAGCCCGGCCAATGGGGCATAGATATCATAGTGGGTCTGGAAGTACTCCTCCCGGGCCGGGACGGCAAACGGCCGGTAGGGTGGCGGTGCGCCCACCACCGCATCGAACCCGCCACCGGCAAGAATCTCAGGAAACGTCTCCTGCCAGCTGAACGGGTTGACCTTCCGGCGCTCGTCCGCATTGAACGGGAAGACCGGTTTCTGGGAGAAATAATCCGGTCCAATCAGGGAGTTGCCGCACCGGATGGTCTCTGTTAAGCAGGCGCAGACTTCGCGCAGTGTTTCAGGAGAGACTGGGCCGCAACCGGAGTGCCGTTGCTCTTCCATGAACGCGAGCAGCAGGACAAAGCGTGCTGCGCTCACCGATTCCGGATCAATGTCAGTACCAAAAACAGAAGCAACTGCCCGGCCCGGCAGGTGCTTGCGGGGATTCTGTGAATCATAAGGGCGGGTGTTCCTGCGGGCGGAGTTCCGGTACGCGGAGAGGAGAAAGATCCCGCAGCCGCAGGCCGGATCGAGGACTCGTTCCACGCCGGCATCCCGGGCCTCAGGGTTCAATGACCCGCGCACAACCGGTTCAACGATCGCCAGGGGTGGAACATCGAGCGTGCCTGTGTAGAGAAGGGCCGATTTACCGGCGCGATCCACCCGGCAGCCTTCCGCTGCCTGCATCCGCGTCCCGAGGAACTGCTCAAGGACAGCAGCCAGCTCTTCAAGTGCGAGACCTGCCAGAGGAACAGGAACATTTGGTTCGTCCATCTCCCGGATGATCGCCCGGAGGGGTTCGTCCGGCAGCGGGGGAAGGGTACGGGAAGTGCCCGGGCCCTGTTCAAAAAAAGAGCCGAAGAGCCCGGCATCCGAGCAGGCCCGGGCCATGCGGTCCGCTATCCCGTCCGATCCCGCAAGGGCTGCAAGCGTGCCGGGTTCAGCAAACCCGGACTCCTGGCCGGTCTTCAGGAACAGAATCTGGAAAAGTGCCGACACGGGAATAAAGTTCAGGTCCGGATCGGTGACCGCGTGAACATCCCGGACAAGGTTTCGTGCAAGACGATCGCGGGCTGATAGGAGGCAGGAGAGAAGAGCGGCCGGCTGGCCGGGCGGGGGCATGGAGAGATTCCTGCCGGATCCAGATTCTCCCTTCATCGGGGTACTATTTGTCTGTACGGCGATATCTTTGTCGCGCTTTTCCGGGCCGGGTATCGCAAAATACAATGGTTAAAGAGGTCCCGTGACAACAACAGAATCACCAGACAGCGGATTTTCGGTACGGGATGCGGCAGTCGGATCCGGTTCTCCGGTTATTCGGGGGAACCGGGGCGGGCAGGAATTCCACCGTTGAAGGACAGGAGAGAGCATGACTACGGAACCAGCAGAGAGAACAGCGGGGGCGGGTGGAGCACAGTCCCCGGCCAAAGCAGCAAAAAAGGACGGAGCCATTCATGTCGTGGTCTTTGCCCTGGGAAGCGAGCAGTTTGCCATCAACCTGTTCGATGTCAGGGAGGTCGTGGAGTACACGACCATAACAAAGCTCCCGAACGTGCCCTCCTATATCAAGGGGATCATAGATCTCCGGGGCGAGATCACCACGATCGTGGATCTCAGGTACCGGCTGAACCTGCCGGAAGCCGGCCTGGAGAACCAGGACAATTCACGCATCATCGTCCTGGACAGCACCGTCACCCGGGTCAAGACCGGCATCCTGGTCGATGACGTCACAACCGTTGCCACATTCGAGGAGTCGCAGGTGGATTATACATCCGCATCCATGGGCAGCGAGAATTCCACCATCCTTGGTATCATCAAAAAGAAAGTGAAGCTCCAGGAGAGAGAGAAGAACGAGCTGATCATCTGGATCGATATCAAAAATCTGCTGGAAGAGGAAGGGAGATAACTATACGTTCGGGCAGGGGGTCAAGGAACCGGGTCCGGTTTTCATTTTTTTAGATGGTGCAATGTCAGAATTCCGGAAAGACCGGCTGGCATCGCATCCATAATGGTTGGCCCTCACGCGAAAACGTGCGTACGTGAAAAAAATAAAAAAAGCCGTGGTCCCGGGTTTTCATATCCCGATTCCCGGTTCGCTGCTCTCGCCCGAGGGCACTTTTGCCGCAACGCCGAGCATGAGGATGATGCCGATCACTTCGAGCGCCATGCAGAAGAGGAACGTGACATCGAATGCACCGGCAAGATCCGCTGCCGCCAGTGAATGCACAGAGCCATGGGCAAGCTTTGGTCCTGCCGCTGCCGTTGCAACGAGCATCACCGTTGCAACCCCGAGCGAGGACCCGAGGTTGGTCATCATCTTGACCAGGCCGCTTGTCGACCCCCGGTCCTTGGCCGGGCACTCGCCCATCACCGCACTGTTCAGCGGCGAGAAGGCAACCCCGGTGCCGGCACCCAGCAGGAAGAGGTAGATGGCGATATGCCCCACACTCGTGTGGACTGAGATGCCGGAGAGGAGGAAGAGGGCAACCGTACAGAGGGCAAAGCCGGTGATGATCGGTTTTTTCGTGCCGATCACATCCGAGATCTTGCCGGAGAGGGGGGCCGTGAGGATCATGCCGATGGGCAGGGCGAGCAGGATGGTCCCGGCATCGCCCGCGGGGATCTTTTTAACCAGTTCCAGGTAGAACGGCATGATGATCATGACACCTGCCATCGCCATCTGGATCAGCATCACGTTGATGTTCTGGAGCGCATACCCGCGGTTTGAGAAGAGGGCAAGGTTGATGAGCGGCGCCTTTGTGCTCCGTTCCCGTAAGATGAACAGGATCCAGAACACTGCCGAGACAACGAGCGCCATTACTCCGTTGAGCGGAGCTGCCCCTTCAAGGGTTGTCAGCCCGAAGATAAGGGTCCCGAGCGCGACAAAAACGAGCACGATGCCGGTGCGATCCATTTTTGCTTCCGGATCAACGGGATCGCGTCGGGGAAGGAAGTGCATCCCAAGGATGATCGCGACTATCCCCACCGGCAGGTTCACGAGAAAGATGTACTGCCAGGAGAAGGAGCTCGTAAGAAATCCCCCGATGACCGGGCCAAGGGCCGCCCCGAGCATGGTGAACATGGCAACGATCCCGAGAGCCTGGCCGCGGAGGGAGGCCGACAGGTAAGAGGTGACCATGACCGCACCGAGGGCCGAGATGACCGCCCCGCCAATCGCCTGGAGCATGCGGGAGAGGATCAGGATATCCAGGGTGGGAGAAAGGCCGCAGAGCGCCGAGCCGAGCGTAAAGAGGGCAAATCCGCCGAGGAAAATGTTCCGGTACCCTTTCATATCCCCGAGCCGGGATGCTGCAAGGAGCAGGCTGACGAGGATGATCAGGTACGCATTGAGTACCCAGGAAACGGCAACCGTTGATACATCAAACGATTTTGCGATCGCCGGAAGGGCGATGTTGACAATCGTAGCATCGAGACCGGCCATGAACGAGCCAAGCGAGATGACGATAACTATCATCAGGTCTTTAGGGGACATTTTCTGGGACGAAGAATTTTCACTCATGCCTATCAGAACCAAGTGAAAGGAATTGTATTTTTTCTCCATAAGAACCCTTCCTCATGAGCAGCCGGAGGCAGTATGCAGCGGTATTTATAAATCGAAAGGGCGATGACGATCGTTCACACAAGCCATCCCGGCCACTGCGGATGTGTCATAAGGAGCATCGATGCCTGCCATGCCAGAGAGAAAAAGAACGTATCAGGATCCCGAAGGGCTGCCTGGTTCCTGGGACACGGATTCTACTAGCATGCACATTGCCCCATGGCAGGACTGGGATGAGATGGGCAGAAAGGAGCGGGCGGGCCGGTTGCGGCAGACCGTGGATGGCATCTTCTGCGAGCAGGTGATGGGGGGCCTTGCGCTCCTGCTCATCCCCATCCTGGTTCTCATGGATTTTACCGGGCTCCCGCCGGCATTCTTGTCGTTCCTCGCCATCCTCGATGTTGCGATCTGGTTGTTCTTCATCCTGGAGTACGCGTGCCGGCTCGCCGTTGCAGAAGACCGGTGGGGGTACGTATCATCGCCGTGGAACATCCTGTACCTGGCCATCCTCGTGGTACCGGCCATTGCTCTCGTCATCGGTTCGGGATACGGCATTGCCCGGTATTTCCGGGTGCTCCGCGTGATGCAGGCGGTCCAGATCCTGTTTCTGGGCGGTAAGACCGTCAGCCGGCACCTGGAGAGAAAAACATCCGGCCAGGCCGGCGGGCAGCATGAGGAGAAGATGCAGGTCCGGTCCCTTCCCCTCGCCGCATCCCCGCCGGCATGGGAGCCCGTAACACTAACAAGTACTGCCACGCCTCTCGATCACCGGGGCCGGTGGATCGATTTTTCAGGACTGAGCCGGTCCGACTTCGAGACCCTCTCCAGGATCACCGCTGTTCCTGCCTACACGCTTGACGTGAAACTCCGGGAGCGTGCCTACACCCGGGCGGAGATAGCCGGCAACCTGACCACGGTCTTTGTCAAGATCCCCCGGATCGTGCAGGAGTCGGGTACCGGGATGTCATGGCGGATCTCCTGGGACGGCATCCTGGCAGCCTATGACCAGGATGGCGTGATGACGTTCTCCCGCTCGAAGCTTGCGGTCCCGGACAAGGTGGTTGCCGCAGCCGGTGCCGAAAAGATCCCCCTCACCGGCCCCGGCATCATCTATCTTATCGTCAGGGACGAACTCGGCACGCTCGAAGATCTTATCCTTGCAGCAGAGGAGCAGCTGGAATATCTCGAAGTGCAGCCGATGAGCCGGCTTCCCCCGAATTTCCTTGCCATGATGTACAATGACCAGAAGGCGCTCTCCCGGATAATCTCCGGGCTTCTCCACACGAAAACGGCCCTTGAAGAGATCGCCGATAAGATCGTGGAGCTCTCCGGCAAAGGAACACCGGAAGAGGGGAGGCTCCGTTCCCTGATCGACCGGTGTTCCCTGCTTGCAAATAATGCCCAGCATGCATCTGATTCCTTTACCTGGATGGTGGATTTCTACCTGAACACGACCTCGTTCTCGATGAACCACGTGATGAAGGTCCTTGCGGTACTCACCGCACTCACCATGGCCCCGGCTATCGTCGGGGGGCTCCTTGGCATGAACCTGGCCGGCAACCCCTGGCCGGCAACGCTCGTGCAGATGGTCACTGTCGTGGGTCTTGTCATGATCCTGACCGCCTGGGTCTATTTCAATCTCGGCTGGCTGAAACACGATTAAGGATGATGGGATGTGAGAAATGCCAAAACCTGACAACAAGAAAATGAACCGTGCACCGGTAGCATTCCGGACAATTTCTCATTTCTATGATGCGGATGATCCAACGCCCGAGAGCGGCCGTGAATTATCGGACCGGGCCGAGAGCGAGATCTTTCGTCAGGTGCTGGCGGCGCAGAAAGAAGGGCCTGCCGTGCTCTGTGATCATATTGAGATCCTCCTCCCGGCGTCCGATCTGACCCCTGACCGCCCGGCTGCGATCGCTTCCGCGATCCGTAAACATTTCCTGCTCCGGGCCGAGGAGGTACAGCGGGATTCGAAACTTACCGCAAGGGTCGGGCTCCGGGAGATCCGGCTGACGGTCGCCGTATGCATTCCTTCGTTCATCGGCATTGCCATCTGTTCGCAGTTCAAGGGCGATGCACTTGCGGAGGTTCTCGAGCAGGTGCTCGTGATCTTCTGCTGGGTGACCATCTGGCAGCCGTTCCAGTCGCTCGTCTTCGATCGCTGGACAAAGTCAAAGACAGCGCAGCTGTACCGGAAGATCGCGGAGATGGAGATCACGGTCCGGGCTCCGTAACCTGCTCATGTGATGGTACAACAAAGTAGCGGTTATATACCCATTTCGAGAGTGCAATCCCTGGCTGATCAACATATCTATACATAAGGTAGGAAACACCGAGCAGGACCGGTGTTGTGAGGAGGGTCATGAAAAGCCCTGCAACAAGCGAGGGCTGCTGGAAAAGCAGCCTGAAAATTACTGACGAGAAAATAAAAATCACCGTCATGTGGATCAGGTAAAGGGAGAACGAGATTTTCCCCAGAAACACCGGTATGCCTGCAGACAAAACGGTCTGGAACCATTGCGAATTCAGAAGCGAGAGCAGGAGGAGAAAAGCACCGATGATGTAGAGGAGCTCGGTTATCGATGCTATCCCCTGCTGAAAAAGTGAAGGGTATCCAAACGAAAGTGCGGAAGAGGCGGCCGTTGCCATACTCTCAATGTTGCTACGGAGATTCCCCATGCCGGCAATGAGGAATGTATAGGAACCAAAAAACAGCCCTATACTCCCGATACATACCACAGAAAGGGTATTTTTGATCCGGTAATTCTCCCGGGATGAGCCGGTGTACAAATCTGCAAGGGCCATTCCAAGGATAAACGCCAGAAAATACGTTTGCAGGAATACGAGAATGGCAACCATATAGAATATCCACCGGTTACGAAGGTTTCCGAACAGGGAGGCAAAGGCAAAGACAATAAAACTCCCGATGAATTCGACGGTCATTGTCCACAGAGTCCCCGTATAATTGTTTTCAAGAGGGGTAAATGCGGTCTGGCCCTGAAAAAACACACCCCAGAACACCTGATAGATCATTTCTCCAAACGCAGTGAAGTTCCCCAGCCCGTTCAATCCAGGACAGATGAAGATGTAAATCACGAAAAGAACCGCCGCGATCGGGACGAGAAGTCGGATATATCTCCTGACCGCTCCTGATACGAGGCGTTCCTGACCGCCTGAGCTGAAAAATGCACTCGTAAGGACAAATCCACTCAGTACAAAAAAAATACAAACGGAAAAACTGCGCCAGGTTCCAAATGCGATGCTTATCATGGAGATCCCGATGAAGAGCGGGAACAAGTGACCGAGATAGACGACAAATGATGCTATTCCTCTCAATCCCTCCAGATATGCGACTTTTTCGGTTATGGAAACCTCCTCCCAGGCACTGACCCGCTCACGAGCTCCTGTGGTATGGTGTGACGGGGACGTCCCTCAGGAATAATAGTACTGCCGAACTAAAAAACCATAATCAGGGATTTTCCGGTATCGGATTGAAACCTGTTTGCTGATATATTTTTCACTTACCGAAGCCTGCATCCATCCCATCATTGATGATTTTATCGAAGTAACGGGTCTCGCCGCTGAAAATAATAACGGTTATATAGCATTCCGCGCTGATTCAAACCTGATCCATTATGGAAGTGGAAATTCTCACAAAAGGCGGGCTGCTTGCCCGCGGTATCTTTGCATTGATCATCGGGATCCTCTGCTTCACGCTGCCGGTGGGGATGCAGGCCGTCTTTGCCTACATCATCGGGATATTCCTGTTGATCATCTCTATTATCACCGGTGCGCTCTCCATCAGCGAGTCGGGCAAGGTTCACTGGGGGATACTCATCCTCTCGATCATCGGTGTCGCCATTGCCCTCCTCATGTTCGTATCGCCGTTCATGATGTTCGTGGCATTAACCATCCTGATAGCTGCCTGGGCGATCATAACCGGTATTGCTGAACTGGTCATCGCGTTCTCGCTCAAGGAGATGCCGTTCCGGGTCCTCCTGGGGGTCAGCGGGTTCTTCGCCGTCCTCTTCGGCATCCTGATCGGGTTTGCCCCGATCCCGGGAGAGGGATCGCTCGTCCTCATCCTGCTCATCGGGATCTACTGCCTGATCCTGGGTATCATCAGCCTCATCACCGGCCTTCTGATGCACAAGGGCGAGACGATTGTAGCGGCCTGATCCCCGATACAGTCTATTCCTTTTTTATCCCCCCGGATAATTGCGGCAGCCCGTTGTGGCGGGAGTCCGCCCGGCGGTTTCAATGAGCCGATCGTATTTTATAGAGCGCGATGCAAGGGCTGGATAGGAAAAAGATGGCGCTGGAAAGACCGGAGGATCAGATCCCCCGATCACCCCGGAGTCCATCGGGATCAATTCCATGAAACTGAACGGACCCGAAGTGAATGAGTACATCAGACCATTCGTTGTTAAACCGGGAAAGAAGGTACAGCTGAAAAAATACGATACCGGCTGGGCACAGAACGAGCGCCTCAAGATGATGAGCCAGGGCCAGGCAAAAGATCTCTTAACGGAGATGCTCGAGAAGGACCGGGCTTCCCTTGCCGCAGCCCAGGAGCTCTTTGCTGCTTCCCAGCAGTACAGCCTGCTCATCATCCTCCAGGGTATGGACACGTCAGGCAAGGACGGCACGATCCGACATGTTATGTCCGGTGTGAATCCCCAGGGGTGTGCCGTGCACAGCTTCAAGGTCCCGAGCAGCGAGGAGCACGCCCATGATTTCCTCTGGCGTTACTCCCAGGTGCTCCCCAGGAGGGGGATGATCGGTATCTTCAACCGATCCTATTACGAGGATGTGCTGGTGATCCGGGTCCACCCGGAGCGCATGGAGACCCTCCCCAAAAAGATCGGACCGGATTCCGGCGGGTTCTGGGATGCCCGGTACAAGGACATCAATTCCTTTGAGAAGCACCTGGTCAGGAACGGTACAGTCATCCTCAAGTTCTTCCTTCACATCTCGAAAGATGAGCAGAGACGGCGCCTTCTTGACCGGCTCGATCACCCGGAGAAATGC
This region includes:
- a CDS encoding DUF308 domain-containing protein — its product is MEVEILTKGGLLARGIFALIIGILCFTLPVGMQAVFAYIIGIFLLIISIITGALSISESGKVHWGILILSIIGVAIALLMFVSPFMMFVALTILIAAWAIITGIAELVIAFSLKEMPFRVLLGVSGFFAVLFGILIGFAPIPGEGSLVLILLIGIYCLILGIISLITGLLMHKGETIVAA
- a CDS encoding acyltransferase gives rise to the protein MTEKVAYLEGLRGIASFVVYLGHLFPLFIGISMISIAFGTWRSFSVCIFFVLSGFVLTSAFFSSGGQERLVSGAVRRYIRLLVPIAAVLFVIYIFICPGLNGLGNFTAFGEMIYQVFWGVFFQGQTAFTPLENNYTGTLWTMTVEFIGSFIVFAFASLFGNLRNRWIFYMVAILVFLQTYFLAFILGMALADLYTGSSRENYRIKNTLSVVCIGSIGLFFGSYTFLIAGMGNLRSNIESMATAASSALSFGYPSLFQQGIASITELLYIIGAFLLLLSLLNSQWFQTVLSAGIPVFLGKISFSLYLIHMTVIFIFSSVIFRLLFQQPSLVAGLFMTLLTTPVLLGVSYLMYRYVDQPGIALSKWVYNRYFVVPSHEQVTEPGP
- a CDS encoding chemotaxis protein CheW; amino-acid sequence: MTTEPAERTAGAGGAQSPAKAAKKDGAIHVVVFALGSEQFAINLFDVREVVEYTTITKLPNVPSYIKGIIDLRGEITTIVDLRYRLNLPEAGLENQDNSRIIVLDSTVTRVKTGILVDDVTTVATFEESQVDYTSASMGSENSTILGIIKKKVKLQEREKNELIIWIDIKNLLEEEGR
- a CDS encoding CorA family divalent cation transporter — encoded protein: MHIAPWQDWDEMGRKERAGRLRQTVDGIFCEQVMGGLALLLIPILVLMDFTGLPPAFLSFLAILDVAIWLFFILEYACRLAVAEDRWGYVSSPWNILYLAILVVPAIALVIGSGYGIARYFRVLRVMQAVQILFLGGKTVSRHLERKTSGQAGGQHEEKMQVRSLPLAASPPAWEPVTLTSTATPLDHRGRWIDFSGLSRSDFETLSRITAVPAYTLDVKLRERAYTRAEIAGNLTTVFVKIPRIVQESGTGMSWRISWDGILAAYDQDGVMTFSRSKLAVPDKVVAAAGAEKIPLTGPGIIYLIVRDELGTLEDLILAAEEQLEYLEVQPMSRLPPNFLAMMYNDQKALSRIISGLLHTKTALEEIADKIVELSGKGTPEEGRLRSLIDRCSLLANNAQHASDSFTWMVDFYLNTTSFSMNHVMKVLAVLTALTMAPAIVGGLLGMNLAGNPWPATLVQMVTVVGLVMILTAWVYFNLGWLKHD
- a CDS encoding MFS transporter; protein product: MSENSSSQKMSPKDLMIVIVISLGSFMAGLDATIVNIALPAIAKSFDVSTVAVSWVLNAYLIILVSLLLAASRLGDMKGYRNIFLGGFALFTLGSALCGLSPTLDILILSRMLQAIGGAVISALGAVMVTSYLSASLRGQALGIVAMFTMLGAALGPVIGGFLTSSFSWQYIFLVNLPVGIVAIILGMHFLPRRDPVDPEAKMDRTGIVLVFVALGTLIFGLTTLEGAAPLNGVMALVVSAVFWILFILRERSTKAPLINLALFSNRGYALQNINVMLIQMAMAGVMIIMPFYLELVKKIPAGDAGTILLALPIGMILTAPLSGKISDVIGTKKPIITGFALCTVALFLLSGISVHTSVGHIAIYLFLLGAGTGVAFSPLNSAVMGECPAKDRGSTSGLVKMMTNLGSSLGVATVMLVATAAAGPKLAHGSVHSLAAADLAGAFDVTFLFCMALEVIGIILMLGVAAKVPSGESSEPGIGI
- a CDS encoding PAS domain S-box protein; the encoded protein is MKPDPIRVLYVDDEPSLLEIAKIFLEQDGAFAVDTFTSAREALARLEKEQYDVIISDYQMPEMDGISFLRRLRAQGNDTSFIIFTGRGREEVVIEALNEGADFYLQKGGDPRAQFAELEHKIRHAISRRDAIRALKKSERDYRHLIGHASEAIYVVQDGMLRMVNPRLAEMTGYPEQELVSHPITTFIHPGDRAMVVDRYERRIRGETLPSRYVFRLLRKDGTTRWVELSVVVITWDERPAALVFLTDISERKSVEDALKDREERYRQFFKTTRDSVFITTPDGRWIDCNDALVETLGYNSREEILEIPVASAYAHPEEREVFLKRVEEEGYVADHPLQFRKRNGTAFDCLITIVPLKNPDGSLKAFIGTVRDITERRRAETALRESETRYRYIFESFEDLYYQTDTSGAITLLSPSLTRLTGWKAEDLLGRPATCLYINPDDRTALLDEIEKKGAVRDYELLLRKRDGTQTTASLSASRIYDAEGSPAGVAGILRDITERKRMERALRESEERFRSIVENSLEAVLILDPEGTILFANHAAARTVELDPCTGMVGRNVMEFIEPESRDDLVPGLAGLAQGHNPRVAHYQAVSARGNRISLESIGKAITYSGRQAILISIRNISGHGRGEPAPAGREPFDPERAESLQDYIVVFDRNGTILYVNPAAVKALGYMPEEMIGTPLTSHVGAESCAKISAFREALREGHEVPLDEIALLTRDGPHRSVIAKGKPILYGDIPATLLFLIDITRKKVLEDQLTARADELFRTSAALAQANKQLTLLSSITRHDINNQLTVLTGFLSLMEPELHEPRLAEYCRKVSSAAERIAAMIRFARDYETIGAQAPAWQDLQELVEAAVSIAPLGKIHAINGLPAGREVLADPLIVKVLYNLMDNAVRYGGKITTIRFSLEESGDLRTLICEDDGNGVAASEKERIFERGFGKNTGLGLAISREILSITGITIRETGVPGAGARFEIAIPKEVYRMAPCR
- a CDS encoding polyphosphate kinase 2 family protein codes for the protein MKLNGPEVNEYIRPFVVKPGKKVQLKKYDTGWAQNERLKMMSQGQAKDLLTEMLEKDRASLAAAQELFAASQQYSLLIILQGMDTSGKDGTIRHVMSGVNPQGCAVHSFKVPSSEEHAHDFLWRYSQVLPRRGMIGIFNRSYYEDVLVIRVHPERMETLPKKIGPDSGGFWDARYKDINSFEKHLVRNGTVILKFFLHISKDEQRRRLLDRLDHPEKCWKFSADDLAERQYWNKYISAYEAMLSATSTDYAPWFVVPADYKWVARTFVAEAAAAAIGGLRLEYPRLSADQQRQLNDARRELELE